In a genomic window of Holophagales bacterium:
- a CDS encoding alpha-ketoacid dehydrogenase subunit beta gives MDRDERVILLGEDIGVYGGAFKATAGLLERFGPQRVIDTPVVEEAIVGAAIGASLRGLRPVVEMQFFDFAARAFDMITNFAAKHRYRTGLGVPIVIRGPSGAGVHAGPFHSQSPEGYFARTPGLAVVVPSTAADARGLLKAAIRDEDPVLFLEHKLLYRRAKEVLPEGDGVVPLGKAAVRRTGRDLTIVTYGAMVPLALDAAAELAKGGIEAEVIDLRTLLPMDEETVVASVKKTSRALLLHEDARTLGIGAEIAATLAEKAFEWLDAPVLRVTAPDTPIPFAPSLEAAYLPGLSTLLAAARRLAAY, from the coding sequence ATGGATCGCGACGAGCGGGTGATCCTCCTCGGCGAGGACATCGGCGTCTACGGCGGCGCGTTCAAGGCGACGGCGGGCCTTCTCGAGCGATTCGGTCCGCAGCGAGTCATCGACACGCCCGTGGTCGAGGAGGCGATCGTCGGCGCGGCCATCGGCGCCTCATTGAGGGGCCTGCGCCCCGTCGTCGAGATGCAGTTCTTCGACTTCGCCGCGCGGGCGTTCGACATGATCACGAACTTCGCGGCGAAGCACCGCTACCGGACCGGCCTCGGCGTCCCGATCGTCATCCGCGGGCCGTCGGGCGCCGGCGTCCACGCGGGGCCGTTCCACTCCCAGAGCCCCGAGGGGTACTTCGCCCGGACACCCGGTCTCGCGGTCGTCGTTCCCTCGACCGCCGCCGACGCCCGCGGCCTCCTCAAGGCGGCGATCCGCGACGAGGACCCGGTCCTCTTCCTCGAGCACAAGCTCCTCTACCGGCGGGCGAAGGAAGTCCTTCCTGAAGGCGACGGCGTCGTCCCCCTCGGGAAGGCGGCCGTCCGGCGCACCGGCCGCGACCTGACGATCGTGACCTACGGGGCGATGGTCCCGCTCGCCCTCGACGCGGCTGCAGAGCTCGCGAAAGGGGGAATCGAGGCCGAGGTCATAGACCTGCGCACCCTTCTCCCGATGGACGAGGAGACGGTCGTCGCGTCGGTGAAGAAGACGTCGAGGGCTCTCCTCCTCCACGAGGACGCCCGGACGCTCGGGATCGGGGCCGAGATCGCCGCCACGCTCGCGGAGAAGGCCTTCGAGTGGCTCGACGCGCCGGTCCTCCGCGTGACCGCCCCCGACACCCCGATACCCTTCGCCCCGAGCCTCGAGGCGGCGTATCTGCCCGGCCTCTCCACCCTTCTCGCCGCCGCGCGTAGACTCGCGGCGTACTGA
- the lipB gene encoding lipoyl(octanoyl) transferase LipB, which produces MRRDLDVVSLLPLGPRPYDDVVALQQDARNRAKAGGRETLFLLEHQDVITVGRNAGTGDLHVPAGRLESLGITLRTSDRGGKLTFHGPGQLVAYPILRLEGGERDVKLLVRRLEEVLILTAADFGVDARRSDVPARWSSVWVGNDKLAAIGVHLSDWVTTHGVALNVSTQLERFDLFVPCGIPDGGVTSLERARPGLPPPSVAEAAERFIVHFASVFDREPLRTTSPAVAATTGA; this is translated from the coding sequence ATGCGCCGCGACCTCGACGTCGTCTCCCTCCTCCCGCTCGGACCGCGTCCCTACGACGACGTCGTCGCTCTCCAGCAGGACGCCCGGAACCGGGCGAAGGCGGGAGGGCGGGAAACCCTCTTCCTCCTCGAGCACCAGGACGTCATCACCGTGGGGAGGAACGCGGGGACCGGCGACCTCCACGTCCCCGCCGGCCGGCTCGAGAGCCTCGGCATCACCCTCCGCACGTCGGACCGCGGCGGGAAGCTGACGTTCCACGGGCCGGGCCAGCTCGTCGCCTACCCGATCCTCCGCCTCGAGGGAGGAGAGAGGGACGTCAAGCTCCTGGTGCGGCGCCTCGAGGAGGTCCTCATCCTCACGGCGGCCGATTTCGGCGTCGACGCCCGGAGAAGCGACGTCCCGGCACGGTGGTCGTCGGTGTGGGTGGGAAACGACAAGCTCGCCGCCATCGGCGTCCACCTCTCCGACTGGGTGACGACGCACGGCGTCGCCCTGAACGTCTCGACGCAGCTCGAGCGCTTCGACCTGTTCGTCCCGTGCGGCATCCCGGACGGCGGCGTGACGTCGCTCGAGCGGGCGCGTCCCGGACTTCCTCCGCCCTCCGTGGCCGAAGCGGCGGAGCGCTTCATCGTCCACTTCGCCTCTGTCTTCGACCGCGAGCCGCTCCGGACCACCTCCCCTGCCGTCGCGGCCACCACCGGCGCCTGA
- a CDS encoding class I SAM-dependent methyltransferase, translated as MRGFAGTTYDEVPYLAASFAHTHPEVLAATALRCGLEPPPLAGARVLELGCGRGANLVPMAWTMPDAAFVGIDLSQKQIQEAKATAAEAGTANATFHAMDLRDLDESFGRFDYVIGHGLYSWVPPDVQEALLEVCAQRLSPNGIVYLSYNTFPGWHLGLMFREMMLFRIRKTPDPAERLRQVRELMRFLATSAKAEGTLWSILLEEQASYVEEAKDWYLLHDDLEAENNPVYFSEMVERVGRHGLQYVAEVRHGSPDETRAPEVDQTLDRLATSRIEREQYLDFLDNGRFRRSLFCHAGLTLAPGPVPGS; from the coding sequence GTGAGGGGATTCGCAGGAACGACCTACGACGAGGTGCCCTACCTGGCCGCCTCGTTCGCGCACACGCATCCGGAGGTCCTGGCGGCAACGGCCCTCAGGTGCGGACTCGAACCGCCCCCTCTCGCCGGCGCCCGCGTCCTCGAGCTGGGCTGCGGCCGCGGCGCGAACCTCGTCCCCATGGCCTGGACCATGCCCGACGCCGCGTTCGTCGGCATCGACCTCTCCCAGAAGCAGATCCAGGAAGCAAAGGCCACGGCCGCGGAGGCTGGAACGGCGAACGCCACGTTTCACGCAATGGACCTTCGCGACCTCGACGAGAGCTTCGGCCGGTTCGACTACGTCATCGGGCACGGCCTCTACTCGTGGGTCCCGCCCGACGTCCAGGAGGCGCTCCTCGAGGTCTGCGCGCAGCGGCTGTCGCCGAACGGCATCGTCTATCTCAGCTACAACACCTTCCCCGGCTGGCACCTCGGGCTCATGTTCCGGGAGATGATGCTCTTCCGGATCCGGAAGACCCCGGACCCCGCCGAGCGCCTCCGCCAGGTGCGGGAGCTCATGCGCTTCCTCGCAACTTCCGCGAAGGCCGAAGGGACCCTCTGGTCGATCCTCCTCGAGGAGCAGGCCTCGTACGTCGAGGAAGCGAAAGACTGGTACCTCCTCCACGACGACCTGGAGGCGGAGAACAACCCCGTTTATTTCTCGGAGATGGTCGAGCGTGTCGGAAGGCACGGCCTCCAGTACGTGGCGGAAGTGCGTCACGGGAGCCCGGACGAGACCCGGGCCCCGGAGGTCGACCAGACCCTCGACCGGCTCGCCACGAGCCGGATCGAGCGGGAGCAGTACCTCGACTTCCTCGACAACGGCCGGTTCCGGCGAAGCCTCTTCTGTCACGCCGGGCTCACTCTCGCTCCCGGACCGGTTCCCGGCTCCTGA
- a CDS encoding HypC/HybG/HupF family hydrogenase formation chaperone: MCLGVPGQILRIDESPVGMTMGIVSFGGVTKEICLAYVPEAVVGDYVLVHVGFAISKIDEEHANDIWAALEEMGELGGPESPTKADAS, encoded by the coding sequence ATGTGCCTCGGTGTTCCCGGCCAGATCCTCCGCATCGACGAGAGCCCCGTCGGCATGACGATGGGGATCGTCAGCTTCGGCGGCGTGACGAAGGAGATCTGCCTCGCCTACGTTCCCGAGGCGGTGGTCGGCGACTACGTCCTCGTCCACGTCGGCTTCGCGATCTCGAAGATCGACGAGGAACACGCCAACGACATCTGGGCGGCGCTCGAGGAGATGGGCGAGCTCGGGGGCCCCGAGAGCCCGACGAAGGCCGACGCTTCGTGA
- the hypD gene encoding hydrogenase formation protein HypD — protein sequence MKFVDEYRSEADVRKVADSIRALVTRPWTLMEICGGQTHTLIKYGLDRMLPDLVTLVHGPGCPVCVTPLELIDRAVAIARRPEVTFASFGDMLRVPGSELDLLSVKARGGDVRMLYSPLDAVRLAQKLPERQVVFFAVGFETTAPAIAGALLEAERLDLPNFSVLVSHVLVPPAMEALLSSPACLVKGFLAAGHVCTVMGTHEYDPIAERYRIPIVVTGFEPLDLMVGIRMTLAALEEGRHGVEIQYSRCVTPGGNLPAQKLLSEVFETCDRPWRGIGVIPKSGYALTPRFLRFDAAKRFDVETVTAEEPAVCIAGSILQGLAKPRDCAAFGRECRPEKPLGAPMVSSEGACAAYYSYGRE from the coding sequence GTGAAATTCGTCGACGAGTACCGCAGCGAGGCGGACGTCCGGAAGGTCGCCGACTCGATCCGCGCGCTCGTCACCCGTCCCTGGACCCTCATGGAGATCTGCGGCGGGCAGACCCACACGCTCATCAAGTACGGGCTCGACCGGATGCTCCCCGACCTCGTCACGCTCGTCCACGGGCCGGGCTGCCCCGTCTGCGTCACGCCGCTCGAGCTCATCGACCGGGCCGTCGCCATCGCCCGCCGCCCCGAGGTCACGTTCGCCTCGTTCGGCGACATGCTCCGCGTCCCCGGCTCCGAGCTCGACCTCCTCTCGGTGAAGGCCCGCGGCGGCGACGTGCGGATGCTCTACTCGCCGCTCGACGCGGTCCGCCTCGCGCAGAAGCTGCCGGAGAGGCAGGTCGTCTTCTTCGCCGTCGGCTTCGAGACGACGGCCCCGGCCATCGCCGGCGCGCTCCTCGAGGCGGAACGGCTCGACCTCCCGAACTTCTCGGTCCTCGTGTCGCACGTTCTCGTCCCGCCCGCGATGGAGGCGCTCCTTTCCTCACCGGCCTGCCTCGTGAAGGGGTTCCTCGCCGCGGGGCACGTCTGCACCGTCATGGGGACGCACGAGTACGACCCGATCGCGGAGAGATACCGGATCCCGATCGTCGTCACCGGATTCGAGCCGCTCGACCTGATGGTCGGCATCCGGATGACGCTCGCGGCCCTCGAGGAAGGGCGCCACGGCGTCGAGATCCAGTACTCCCGCTGCGTCACGCCCGGCGGCAACCTGCCCGCGCAGAAGCTCCTCTCGGAGGTCTTCGAGACGTGCGACAGGCCGTGGCGCGGCATCGGCGTCATCCCGAAGAGCGGCTACGCCCTGACCCCACGCTTCCTGAGGTTCGACGCGGCGAAGCGCTTCGACGTCGAGACCGTCACCGCAGAGGAGCCCGCGGTCTGCATCGCGGGATCGATCCTCCAGGGGCTCGCCAAGCCGCGCGACTGCGCCGCGTTCGGCAGGGAGTGCAGGCCCGAAAAGCCGCTCGGCGCGCCGATGGTCTCTTCCGAAGGGGCCTGCGCGGCCTACTACTCCTACGGCCGCGAGTGA
- a CDS encoding thiamine pyrophosphate-dependent dehydrogenase E1 component subunit alpha, which produces MTTSPEQQKTLYRHLLLTRLLEERMVSLYRQGKMTGGLFRCLGQEATAVGTAFALEEGDLLVPIIRDLGATLVRGARPVDILRQVMTKADAPARGRDGFLHFCLPEKGLYSAIAMLGTAVSVVAGMVLADRYLGKRTVGMTYLGEGGTSTGAFHEGINFAAVQKLPLVVVLEFNRYSYSTPSEMQCGAATLADKAAGYGVASAIVDGNDVLAVVEAARRAVAWARAGNGPFLLECKTYRRKGHAEHDGQAYVDAEELAEWTRRDPIARFERHLDAAGVMDAAAREAVRADIDAELDAAVAEAEASPAPVPDPEFRGVRADEEAAVRRRAETFVGGLR; this is translated from the coding sequence ATGACCACCTCTCCCGAACAGCAGAAGACCCTCTACCGGCACCTCCTTCTCACCCGCCTCCTCGAGGAGCGGATGGTGAGCCTCTACCGGCAGGGGAAGATGACCGGGGGGCTGTTCCGGTGCCTGGGGCAGGAGGCGACGGCCGTCGGGACGGCGTTCGCGCTGGAGGAGGGAGACCTCCTCGTTCCGATCATCCGCGACCTGGGCGCGACCCTGGTGCGCGGTGCGCGGCCCGTCGACATCCTCCGGCAGGTGATGACGAAGGCCGACGCCCCGGCGAGGGGCCGCGACGGGTTCCTGCACTTCTGCCTGCCGGAGAAGGGGCTCTACTCCGCGATCGCGATGCTCGGGACGGCCGTTTCGGTGGTCGCCGGGATGGTCCTCGCGGACCGGTATCTCGGGAAGAGGACCGTCGGGATGACCTACCTCGGCGAGGGAGGGACCTCGACGGGCGCGTTCCACGAGGGGATCAACTTCGCCGCGGTTCAGAAGCTCCCTCTCGTCGTCGTGCTCGAGTTCAACCGCTACTCCTACTCGACGCCGTCCGAGATGCAGTGCGGCGCCGCCACCCTCGCCGACAAGGCCGCCGGCTACGGCGTCGCGAGCGCGATCGTGGACGGGAACGACGTCCTCGCCGTCGTCGAGGCGGCCCGGCGCGCCGTGGCATGGGCGCGCGCGGGAAACGGCCCGTTCCTCCTCGAGTGCAAGACGTACCGCCGGAAGGGGCACGCCGAGCACGACGGGCAGGCCTACGTCGACGCGGAGGAGCTGGCCGAGTGGACGCGGCGCGACCCGATCGCCCGGTTCGAGCGGCACCTCGACGCGGCCGGCGTGATGGACGCCGCGGCGCGGGAGGCCGTGAGGGCTGACATCGACGCGGAGCTGGACGCCGCCGTGGCCGAGGCCGAGGCCTCCCCCGCACCGGTCCCCGACCCCGAGTTCCGGGGCGTGAGAGCCGACGAGGAAGCCGCCGTGAGGCGGCGGGCGGAGACGTTCGTCGGAGGGCTCCGTTGA
- the hypE gene encoding hydrogenase expression/formation protein HypE produces the protein MSDDLGEKLLALSCPVPVSDTPNILLGHGGGGRLSQMLVEKMFAASFDNAALSEMHDGAVLPVPAGRLAFSTDSFVVRPYFFPGGDIGSLAVHGTVNDLAMCGARPLALSSALILEEGLPMEDLWRITRSMAEAAKAAGVSIVTGDTKVVDRGKGDGIFVNVSGVGLVPDGIEISPRRARPGDVILVSGAIAQHGIAIMALREGLEFGTTVETDSAPLHGMVASLLDALGGDVHVLRDPTRGGVASVLNEIAKAAGTGVSITETAFPIAEEVRGACEILGLDPLYVANEGKLLAFVARDRADQALALLRAHRYGAEAAIVGEVTDEHPGRVVLKSRVGGRRVVDLLTGDQLPRIC, from the coding sequence ATGAGCGACGACCTCGGCGAGAAGCTCCTGGCGCTCTCCTGCCCCGTTCCCGTCTCCGACACCCCCAACATCCTCCTCGGGCACGGCGGCGGCGGCCGCCTCTCCCAGATGCTCGTCGAGAAGATGTTCGCGGCGTCGTTCGACAACGCCGCGCTCTCCGAGATGCACGACGGCGCGGTCCTGCCCGTCCCGGCCGGCCGGCTCGCCTTCTCGACCGACTCCTTCGTCGTCCGCCCCTACTTCTTCCCGGGCGGCGACATCGGCTCCCTCGCCGTCCACGGCACCGTGAACGACCTCGCGATGTGCGGGGCGCGGCCCCTCGCCCTCTCCTCGGCGCTCATCCTCGAGGAGGGGCTCCCGATGGAGGACCTCTGGCGGATCACCCGGTCGATGGCCGAGGCGGCGAAGGCCGCGGGCGTCTCCATCGTCACGGGCGACACGAAGGTCGTCGATCGCGGAAAGGGCGACGGCATCTTCGTCAACGTCTCCGGCGTCGGCCTCGTCCCGGACGGCATCGAGATCTCGCCGCGGAGGGCGAGGCCCGGCGACGTCATCCTCGTCTCCGGAGCGATCGCCCAGCACGGCATCGCGATCATGGCGCTGCGCGAAGGGCTCGAGTTCGGAACGACGGTCGAGACCGACTCCGCGCCGCTCCACGGAATGGTCGCGAGCCTCCTCGACGCCCTCGGCGGCGACGTCCACGTCCTGCGCGACCCGACCCGCGGCGGCGTCGCCTCGGTCCTCAACGAGATCGCGAAGGCCGCGGGGACCGGGGTGTCGATCACGGAGACCGCGTTCCCGATCGCCGAGGAGGTCCGCGGCGCCTGCGAGATCCTGGGGCTCGACCCTCTCTACGTCGCCAACGAGGGGAAGCTCCTCGCGTTCGTGGCCCGCGACCGTGCCGACCAGGCGCTCGCCCTGCTGCGCGCCCACCGCTACGGCGCGGAGGCGGCGATCGTCGGCGAGGTGACGGACGAGCACCCGGGGAGGGTCGTCCTGAAGAGCCGCGTCGGCGGCCGGCGCGTCGTCGACCTCCTGACGGGCGACCAGCTCCCGCGGATCTGCTAG
- a CDS encoding sodium/proline symporter, which produces MLAVFVLYMVATVFIAWWYSRGERTHREFVLGGGRFSGTALALSERATGESAWLLLGLTGHAYADGLSTIWVALGCVIGILFIWMVMAGRLREETEKTGAMTVSSLLARRFPGAEKPIGMLSAVILIFFFLLYIAAQFSGSGKVLQGTFGLDPFWGIVIASVVVTVYCGLGGFIAVVVTDVFQALLMIFTLVAFPVIALFIAASHDLQIAGALREAGPHYLSLTRGMTGSSAVILVLSGLSWALGYTGQPQLLTRMMAIRNEKEVRRAVGVATVWTLLAYTGAILIGLFGVAFVKSGLLGAGASAVSTDAEKILPAMVVALVSPILAGVLLSGVISAMMSTASSEVTVSSASFTEDIFTNLRKRATSPKGMLYLNQAVTVAVGAVAIVLALTMRDTVYSLVSYAWSGIGSSFGPALILLLFWKRLSRAGVFASLITGTVATVVWKTFFEQPTGVSERLASYVISFTMAVLFSLVFPEKGGGRPSPTSTVLTPTGGPA; this is translated from the coding sequence ATGCTCGCCGTCTTCGTCCTCTACATGGTGGCGACGGTCTTCATCGCCTGGTGGTATTCGCGCGGAGAGAGGACGCACAGGGAGTTCGTCCTCGGCGGCGGGCGCTTCTCGGGGACGGCCCTTGCGCTCTCGGAACGGGCCACGGGCGAGTCGGCCTGGCTGCTCCTCGGCCTGACGGGGCACGCCTACGCCGACGGGCTCAGCACCATCTGGGTCGCCCTGGGTTGCGTGATCGGCATCCTGTTCATCTGGATGGTCATGGCCGGCCGGCTCCGCGAGGAGACCGAGAAGACCGGCGCCATGACCGTCTCGAGCCTTCTGGCGCGAAGGTTCCCCGGGGCGGAGAAGCCGATCGGCATGCTCTCGGCCGTGATCCTGATCTTCTTCTTCCTGCTCTACATCGCCGCGCAGTTCAGCGGCTCCGGCAAGGTGCTCCAGGGGACGTTCGGCCTCGACCCCTTCTGGGGAATCGTCATCGCCTCGGTCGTCGTGACCGTCTACTGCGGCCTTGGCGGTTTCATCGCGGTCGTCGTGACCGACGTCTTCCAGGCCCTCCTGATGATCTTCACGCTCGTCGCGTTTCCCGTCATCGCCCTCTTCATCGCGGCCAGCCACGACCTGCAGATCGCCGGGGCGCTTCGGGAGGCCGGACCGCACTACCTGTCGCTGACGCGGGGGATGACCGGTTCCTCGGCCGTGATCCTCGTCCTGAGCGGCCTCAGCTGGGCGCTCGGCTACACCGGCCAGCCGCAGCTGCTCACGCGGATGATGGCGATCCGAAACGAGAAGGAGGTCCGGCGCGCGGTGGGAGTAGCCACGGTCTGGACCCTCCTCGCCTACACCGGGGCTATCCTGATCGGCCTTTTCGGCGTGGCATTCGTGAAAAGCGGGCTCCTCGGGGCCGGGGCCTCCGCGGTTTCGACCGATGCCGAGAAGATCCTGCCGGCCATGGTCGTCGCCCTCGTGAGCCCGATCCTCGCCGGGGTCCTGCTGTCGGGCGTCATCTCCGCGATGATGTCGACCGCGTCGTCGGAGGTGACGGTCTCTTCGGCCTCCTTCACCGAGGACATCTTCACGAACCTGAGGAAGAGGGCCACCTCCCCGAAGGGAATGCTCTACCTGAACCAGGCCGTCACGGTCGCGGTGGGGGCGGTGGCCATCGTCCTGGCCCTGACGATGCGGGACACCGTCTACAGCCTCGTGTCCTACGCGTGGTCGGGCATCGGCTCGTCGTTCGGGCCGGCCCTCATCCTCCTCCTCTTCTGGAAGAGGCTTTCCCGTGCGGGGGTCTTCGCCTCGCTGATCACCGGCACGGTGGCGACGGTCGTCTGGAAGACGTTCTTCGAGCAGCCGACCGGGGTCTCGGAGAGGCTCGCCAGCTACGTCATCTCGTTCACGATGGCGGTCCTCTTCTCGCTCGTCTTCCCGGAGAAGGGCGGCGGCCGGCCGTCCCCGACGAGCACAGTGTTGACACCGACGGGCGGGCCCGCCTAG
- a CDS encoding 2-oxo acid dehydrogenase subunit E2 — protein sequence MPTNVIMPQMGESIAEGTLTRWMKKIGDSVKRDEPLFEISTDKVDAEIPSPSAGVLLEILVPEGTTVPINTVVAKIGEAGEATAAAPPAEAAAGPAPAPAPAAEAPVPVAAPVAAPAPAPAPAALVVMPPPASTAPPAAPHFTTPPQEGETKEDLQKRRSSPVVRVIAEEKGVDLAQVPGTGISGRVTKSDLTAFLEAGGTPAPAPAPAAAATAHSPAPAPATVAVPAAPVAPVAAAAPPVPAAPTRPTPAIPVIAFPAGANVSVEAMSPMRKKIAQRMVESKATSAHVATVFEVDYTAIAKLREKVKDRFAAQYGTKLSYMPFIFKAVIAGLKARPSVNASVSGDDIVYHRDINLGVAVSLDWGLIVPVIKNADDLSLVGLARAANDLAGRARTKKLLPDDVQGGTFTITNPGVYGSLFGTPIINQPQVAILNIGTIEKRAKVVELPDGTDTIAVRTMGYLALSFDHRLVDGAEADAFMGVVKATLESGSFPEID from the coding sequence ATGCCGACGAACGTGATCATGCCGCAGATGGGCGAGTCGATCGCCGAGGGAACCCTGACCCGCTGGATGAAGAAGATCGGCGACAGCGTCAAGCGCGACGAGCCGCTCTTCGAGATCTCGACCGACAAGGTCGACGCCGAGATTCCTTCCCCTTCCGCCGGCGTTCTCCTCGAGATCCTCGTTCCGGAGGGGACGACCGTTCCGATCAACACCGTCGTCGCGAAGATCGGCGAGGCGGGCGAGGCGACGGCGGCCGCGCCCCCTGCGGAGGCGGCAGCCGGTCCCGCTCCTGCACCGGCCCCCGCGGCCGAGGCTCCCGTCCCCGTGGCCGCGCCCGTCGCCGCTCCCGCTCCGGCCCCGGCCCCGGCCGCCCTCGTCGTGATGCCGCCGCCCGCGTCCACGGCTCCCCCGGCGGCCCCTCACTTCACGACCCCGCCCCAGGAAGGGGAAACGAAGGAAGACCTCCAGAAGCGCCGCTCTTCGCCGGTGGTGCGGGTCATCGCCGAGGAGAAGGGTGTCGACCTGGCGCAGGTTCCCGGCACGGGCATCTCCGGTCGCGTGACGAAGTCGGACCTCACCGCGTTCCTCGAGGCCGGAGGCACACCCGCTCCCGCTCCCGCTCCCGCGGCCGCGGCCACCGCGCATTCGCCGGCTCCGGCCCCGGCCACCGTCGCAGTCCCTGCCGCGCCCGTCGCCCCGGTCGCAGCGGCGGCTCCTCCCGTTCCGGCCGCCCCCACCAGGCCCACGCCCGCCATTCCCGTCATTGCCTTCCCCGCCGGCGCGAACGTGTCGGTCGAGGCGATGTCGCCGATGCGCAAGAAGATCGCCCAGCGGATGGTCGAGTCGAAGGCGACCTCGGCCCACGTCGCCACCGTGTTCGAAGTCGACTACACGGCCATCGCGAAGCTGCGCGAGAAGGTGAAGGACCGCTTCGCAGCCCAGTACGGGACGAAGCTTTCCTACATGCCCTTCATCTTCAAGGCGGTCATCGCCGGCCTGAAGGCTCGGCCCTCCGTCAACGCGTCGGTCTCGGGCGACGACATCGTCTACCACCGCGACATCAACCTCGGCGTGGCCGTCTCGCTCGACTGGGGCCTCATCGTCCCGGTCATCAAGAACGCCGACGATCTTTCGCTCGTCGGCCTGGCCCGCGCCGCCAACGACCTCGCCGGCCGGGCGCGGACGAAGAAGCTCCTCCCCGACGACGTGCAGGGAGGCACCTTCACCATCACGAACCCTGGCGTCTACGGCTCCCTTTTCGGCACGCCGATCATCAACCAGCCGCAGGTGGCCATCCTGAACATCGGGACGATCGAGAAGCGGGCGAAGGTCGTCGAGCTGCCCGACGGCACCGACACCATCGCCGTCCGGACGATGGGCTACCTGGCTCTCTCGTTCGACCACCGGCTCGTCGACGGCGCCGAGGCCGACGCGTTCATGGGCGTCGTCAAGGCCACGCTCGAGAGCGGGAGCTTCCCGGAGATCGATTGA
- a CDS encoding AarF/ABC1/UbiB kinase family protein, producing MTRRPPKTSRLGRLFELGSLAARAGASTVVSRLSGVGRPAPARAALRSADLVKNAHRLVATLGDMKGAAMKVGQMLSLQEAFLPPEVAVVLRSLQGETPSLPLEMVEDQLAAELGDPLQIFASFEPEAFAAASIGQVHRAVLRDGRRVAVKIQYPDIDRIVEADLGNLRRVLKSVVALFSKVDFEPIWKELQARLREELDYLHEAERIRRMTELHAGVPEIVIPRVVEEASTARILTMTFEEGLSPDEACSDAIPQELKDRWGLVLFDFLLRGLLEHRLLHADPNLANFAFRRDGRVVVYDFGCVKEVPLRLARGYRDLCRRALAGRVDELPDQLKKMGLHRMDGRPLDQALVAPWAAIVLELLRSAPPYRFGADDTVATRMFDAARTSLAEAADVRFPSDIVFVNRTVGGHFGNLTRLKAEGAWRATLERYVGA from the coding sequence GTGACCCGCCGCCCTCCCAAGACTTCCCGCCTCGGCCGGCTCTTCGAGCTGGGGAGCCTCGCCGCCCGGGCGGGAGCGTCGACGGTCGTCTCCCGCCTCTCGGGCGTGGGCCGCCCGGCGCCCGCGCGGGCGGCTCTCCGGTCGGCCGACCTCGTGAAGAACGCCCACCGCCTCGTCGCGACGCTCGGAGACATGAAGGGCGCGGCGATGAAGGTGGGGCAGATGCTCAGCCTCCAGGAGGCGTTCCTGCCGCCGGAGGTCGCGGTCGTCCTCCGGTCGCTGCAGGGAGAGACACCGAGCCTGCCGCTCGAGATGGTCGAGGACCAGCTCGCCGCGGAGCTGGGCGACCCGCTGCAGATCTTCGCGAGCTTCGAGCCCGAGGCGTTCGCGGCGGCCTCCATCGGGCAGGTCCACCGGGCCGTCCTGCGCGACGGGCGGCGGGTCGCGGTGAAGATCCAGTACCCGGACATCGACCGGATCGTCGAGGCGGACCTCGGGAATCTCCGGAGGGTGCTGAAGTCGGTCGTCGCGCTCTTCTCGAAGGTCGACTTCGAGCCGATCTGGAAGGAGCTGCAGGCCAGGCTCCGCGAGGAGCTCGACTACCTCCACGAGGCCGAGCGGATCCGCCGGATGACCGAGCTCCACGCCGGAGTCCCCGAGATCGTCATACCGCGGGTCGTCGAGGAAGCCTCGACGGCGCGCATCCTGACGATGACGTTCGAAGAGGGGCTCTCGCCCGACGAGGCCTGCTCCGACGCGATTCCGCAGGAGCTGAAGGACCGGTGGGGCCTCGTCCTCTTCGACTTCCTCCTGCGCGGCCTCCTCGAGCACCGCCTCCTCCACGCCGACCCGAACCTCGCGAACTTCGCGTTCCGCAGGGACGGCCGGGTCGTCGTCTACGACTTCGGCTGCGTCAAGGAGGTCCCTCTCCGGCTCGCGCGCGGGTACCGCGACCTCTGCCGGCGCGCCCTCGCCGGCAGGGTCGACGAGCTTCCCGACCAGCTGAAGAAGATGGGGCTGCACCGGATGGACGGCCGCCCGCTCGACCAGGCTCTCGTCGCGCCCTGGGCCGCGATCGTCCTGGAGCTCCTCCGATCCGCCCCGCCCTACCGCTTCGGCGCGGACGACACCGTGGCGACCCGGATGTTCGACGCGGCCCGGACGAGCCTCGCCGAGGCGGCGGACGTCCGTTTCCCGTCCGACATCGTCTTCGTGAACCGGACGGTCGGTGGGCACTTCGGAAACCTGACGCGGCTGAAGGCCGAGGGGGCCTGGCGAGCGACGCTGGAGCGGTACGTCGGTGCGTGA